Proteins co-encoded in one Malus sylvestris chromosome 9, drMalSylv7.2, whole genome shotgun sequence genomic window:
- the LOC126582988 gene encoding basic leucine zipper 43-like, with translation MQPGEVTGLHYLAPLSSSSPYPPHFSMSTQSNATAFQFNRFSSPLYNFQFPNSQLQEINNNPQQPSSFSSSTSDEADEQQLSLINERKQRRMISNRESARRSRMRKQKHLDELWSQVVWLRNENHQLVDKLNHVSESHDKVLEENAQLKEEASELRQMVNDLQLHSPYNPFLRDLEDVPCNTAYLRTESSNPSITSSMDLLG, from the coding sequence ATGCAGCCCGGTGAGGTCACCGGACTCCATTACCTCGCTCCCTTGAGCTCATCATCTCCCTACCCTCCTCATTTCAGCATGAGCACTCAAAGCAACGCAACTGCGTTTCAATTTAACCGGTTTTCTAGCCCATTGTACAATTTTCAATTCCCTAATTCCCAACTTCAAGAAATTAATAACAATCCACAGCAACCATCCTCGTTCAGTAGTTCAACCTCTGATGAGGCTGATGAGCAGCAACTCAGTCTCATCAACGAGAGGAAACAAAGACGAATGATATCTAACAGAGAATCTGCGCGCAGATCACGTATGCGCAAGCAGAAGCACTTGGATGAGCTCTGGTCACAAGTCGTTTGGCTCAGAAATGAGAATCACCAACTTGTGGACAAGCTGAACCATGTCTCAGAGTCCCACGACAAGGTTCTGGAAGAGAATGCTCAGCTCAAAGAGGAAGCTTCTGAGCTTCGCCAAATGGTCAATGACCTGCAACTGCACAGTCCTTATAATCCTTTCCTTCGAGACCTCGAGGATGTCCCATGCAACACTGCTTATCTGAGAACGGAGTCCTCAAACCCGTCCATCACAAGTTCCATGGATTTGCTAGGCTAA
- the LOC126582980 gene encoding uncharacterized protein LOC126582980, whose product MSELSATSHLPREPQPQNEPDDPQSHPTPLLDPLTHWCANQNCNPFAADPLDPRSSSDCDWFTDVASDSDHDVSCFVTDLFDRRSSEQPPKTDGVIDSGSRSDPVAAELEIGGLEDGDETESNLGFGSNSQRLGSELGEFISLSGAGGLRIVGLESESDSDSGTIDDIESNRITDSGIQSIWDNLFLMEQRNMLEGSESIEINPVNGGVEELSVTSGFSTEEEEVPEGAARSLEWEILLTVNNFRRFADDDDLDLETAEYINTIFGQFVENANAMKGSPPAALSVVEDLPSVEFTVEQLKKEEAVCAVCKDNILVEDKVRSLPCCHYYHQDCIVPWLGIRNTCPVCRYELPTDDPDYERNKCESAAQGEPGDSQVRFEFGFEQFV is encoded by the coding sequence ATGTCTGAGCTTTCCGCCACCTCTCACCTACCCCGCGAGCCGCAACCACAAAACGAACCCGACGACCCGCAATCCCACCCAACCCCCCTCCTCGATCCCCTCACCCACTGGTGCGCCAACCAAAACTGCAACCCCTTCGCCGCCGATCCTCTCGATCCCCGGAGCTCCTCCGATTGCGACTGGTTCACCGACGTCGCATCCGATTCGGACCATGACGTCAGCTGCTTCGTCACCGATCTCTTCGACCGCCGCAGCTCCGAGCAGCCGCCCAAGACCGATGGCGTCATCGATTCGGGTTCGCGGTCGGATCCGGTTGCGGCCGAATTGGAAATTGGGGGTCTTGAGGATGGCGACGAGACGGAGTCGAATTTAGGGTTTGGGTCAAATTCTCAGCGATTGGGTTCTGAATTGGGGGAGTTTATAAGCCTATCGGGAGCTGGTGGGCTTCGGATTGTTGGGCTGGAATCTGAATCGGATTCGGATTCCGGTACTATCGATGACATAGAAAGTAATCGGATCACCGATTCGGGTATCCAGTCAATTTGGGATAATCTTTTCTTGATGGAGCAGAGGAATATGCTTGAAGGTTCCGAATCGATCGAGATTAATCCGGTCAACGGCGGAGTGGAAGAACTATCGGTGACCTCTGGGTTTTCCACTGAAGAAGAAGAGGTTCCGGAAGGAGCGGCACGAAGCCTGGAGTGGGAAATTCTTTTGACGGTCAACAATTTTCGGAGGTTCGCCGATGATGACGATCTTGACTTGGAGACTGCAGAGTACATCAACACGATTTTCGGGCAGTTCGTGGAGAATGCCAATGCCATGAAAGGTAGTCCTCCGGCGGCTTTAAGCGTGGTTGAGGATCTTCCATCTGTTGAGTTTACAGTGGAACaattgaagaaggaagaagcggTTTGTGCTGTTTGTAAAGACAACATCTTGGTGGAGGATAAAGTCAGGAGCTTGCCCTGTTGCCATTACTACCATCAGGACTGCATCGTGCCGTGGTTGGGCATTCGGAATACATGCCCTGTTTGTCGGTATGAGCTTCCCACGGATGATCCAGATTACGAAAGGAACAAGTGTGAAAGCGCTGCTCAAGGCGAGCCAGGGGATTCACAGGTCAGGTTTGAGTTTGGGTTTGAACAGTTTGTCTAA
- the LOC126582581 gene encoding protein MICRORCHIDIA 4-like: MSQEGEVLGGSSKKRKLGGAGSGPVLSPQPLRQVRARQSCKQFWKAGDYEGAPCSDDHTSAAGGIDHVRVHPRFLHSNATSHKWALGAFAELLDNALDEVCSGATYVNVDVLENKKDGSRMLLIQDDGGGMDPSKMRHCMSLGYSVKSKIRDTIGQYGNGFKTSTMRLGADVIVFSRCEGIDGKSDTRSIGLLSYTFLKSTGKEDIVVPMLDYERRGGAWSKMFRSSERDWKKNVETIVQWSPFSSEEELHRQFLTIKNHGTQIIIYNLWEDDEDQLELDFDTDPNDIQLRGVNRDEKNIQMAQDYPNSRVFLTYQHSLRSYASILYLRLPSNFRIILRGKEVEHHNIVNDMMMSQQVTYRPTGADGNQTSANVMATVTIGFVKDAESHIDVQGFNVYHKNRLIKPFWRLWNAAGSDGRGVMGVLEANFVEPAHDKQGFERTTVLSRLEKRLIHMQKDYWGSNCHKIGYARRRNKKIINDSANLKETSPDPPSTTPCSKKRPFSGPDSPALQGVRSRASERITNDRVQTPKQSGTLGSSRSYEPSAPPSPANVPSSLPPSPANVTDADADMHVSMSDVGGRRHEGFAAKEDSGKDRPTQLSSRTKDTEQSQHNCSPSSPGASSPHVHDVNAERSRLVRGQVVGVQQLKTAYIQLKKILEKKDQRCKSLETQLLAAQQKITELNNEEDTIIGIFSEERERRDKEEKSLREKLKNATDTIQQLQEQLEAIKSA, encoded by the coding sequence ATGTCACAAGAGGGCGAAGTTTTGGGAGGTTCTTCGAAGAAGCGGAAGCTGGGCGGGGCGGGATCAGGCCCGGTTCTCAGTCCTCAGCCGCTGAGGCAGGTGAGAGCCCGGCAGAGCTGTAAGCAGTTTTGGAAGGCTGGGGATTATGAAGGAGCTCCTTGTAGCGATGATCATACTTCTGCTGCTGGTGGGATCGACCACGTTAGGGTTCATCCCAGATTTCTGCATTCCAATGCCACAAGTCACAAGTGGGCTCTCGGCGCTTTTGCCGAGCTTTTAGACAATGCACTGGATGAGGTTTGCAGTGGTGCTACTTACGTCAACGTCGACGTGcttgaaaacaagaaagatgGAAGCAGAATGTTGCTGATCCAAGATGATGGCGGTGGTATGGATCCGAGCAAGATGCGACACTGCATGTCGTTGGGGTATTCGGTGAAAAGCAAAATTAGAGACACCATAGGACAGTATGGAAACGGTTTTAAGACGAGTACTATGAGGCTAGGAGCAGATGTGATCGTGTTTTCGCGCTGCGAAGGAATAGATGGAAAAAGTGATACGCGGAGCATCGGATTGCTGTCTTACACCTTCTTGAAGAGCACTGGAAAGGAAGACATTGTCGTTCCCATGCTTGATTATGAGAGAAGAGGAGGAGCTTGGAGCAAAATGTTTCGATCCTCCGAAAGAGACTGGAAGAAAAATGTCGAGACAATCGTTCAGTGGTCGCCATTTTCTAGCGAAGAAGAGCTGCATCGTCAGTTCTTAACGATCAAGAACCATGGCACCCAAATAATCATTTACAACCTTTGGGAGGACGACGAAGATCAGTTGGAGCTTGACTTTGACACCGACCCTAATGATATTCAACTCAGAGGTGTCAATCGGGACGAGAAGAATATACAAATGGCTCAAGATTATCCCAACTCGCGGGTTTTCTTGACGTACCAGCACTCGTTGAGGAGCTATGCATCGATTCTCTATTTGCGGCTTCCTTCTAACTTTCGGATCATCCTTCGTGGGAAGGAAGTTGAGCACCACAACATAGTGAATGATATGATGATGTCCCAGCAAGTCACGTATCGGCCAACCGGGGCTGACGGGAACCAAACAAGCGCAAATGTGATGGCTACTGTCACCATCGGGTTTGTAAAGGACGCAGAATCTCATATCGACGTTCAAGGGTTCAATGTTTATCACAAGAATCGACTGATTAAGCCGTTTTGGAGGCTGTGGAATGCTGCAGGAAGCGACGGCAGGGGTGTTATGGGTGTTTTAGAAGCTAATTTTGTTGAACCAGCTCATGATAAGCAGGGGTTTGAGCGTACAACGGTTCTTTCGAGACTCGAGAAACGATTGATACATATGCAAAAGGATTACTGGGGTTCTAACTGCCACAAAATCGGGTACGCTCGGCGACGTAATAAGAAGATCATTAACGACTCTGCAAATCTTAAAGAGACTAGTCCTGATCCTCCATCTACCACGCCATGCAGCAAGAAGAGACCATTTTCGGGTCCTGATTCACCCGCACTTCAGGGTGTTCGTTCAAGAGCTTCTGAAAGGATCACCAACGATAGAGTCCAAACCCCCAAGCAATCTGGGACACTAGGATCATCAAGGTCTTATGAACCATCAGCACCACCTTCGCCCGCCAATGTTCCATCATCATTACCGCCTTCGCCCGCCAATGTTACCGATGCAGATGCAGACATGCATGTTTCCATGTCTGATGTGGGTGGCCGCCGTCATGAGGGATTTGCAGCTAAAGAAGACTCTGGGAAAGATCGCCCGACTCAGTTATCTTCACGTACAAAAGATACTGAACAATCACAGCACAATTGTTCACCAAGTAGCCCAGGAGCCAGTTCACCACACGTTCATGATGTCAATGCTGAGCGTTCCCGCTTGGTGCGTGGTCAAGTTGTAGGGGTGCAGCAACTGAAAACAGCATATATCCAACTGAAGAAAATATTGGAGAAGAAAGATCAGAGGTGCAAGTCACTTGAAACTCAGCTCCTAGCGGCACAACAAAAAATTACAGAACTGAACAATGAAGAAGACACCATAATTGGCATATTCTCTGAGGAGAGGGAGCGTCGAGACAAGGAGGAgaagagtttgagagagaagcTGAAGAATGCAACAGATACCATACAACAATTGCAAGAGCAACTCGAAGCAATCAAGTCCGCCTAA